CTTATACAATTATCTCCTCTATGCGCTCTCCCACGGTTCCTTCCTGCTCGCAGGAGGCACTAAGATACCACATCTCTATTTTGAAACTTCGGCTTTTTTGATTACCTTTGTACTTTTGGGAAAATGGCTGGAAGGGAAAACTAAGGGAGAAACTTCGAAGGCGGTGGGAAAACTGCTGAGCCTTCAGGCTAAAACCGCGCGGGTAAAACGAGGCGATGCATTTGAGGATATCCCCCTGGAAGAAGTTCGTGAGGGGGATATTGTTCGGGTTCGCCCTGGGGAAAAAATTCCAGTGGATGGCCGGGTGGTTAAGGGCTACTCGGCGGTGGACGAATCGCTGATTACAGGGGAAAGTCTCCCAGTGGAGAAGAAACCCGGGGATTCCGTTATTGGATCGACCCTCAACAAAACCGGGAGTTTTGAATTGGTGGCGACGCAAGTGGGAAGAAATACGGTTCTCGCTCGCATTGTCCAGCTTGTGGTTGAAGCACAGAATTCAAAAGCCCCGATTCAGACTCTGGCAGACCGCATTGCCAGCGTTTTTGTTCCCCTGGTTCTCTCGATAGCGTTTCTGACTTTTCTCGTTTGGCACTTCTTTCTAGGTGCTTCGCTTTCTTTTTCTCTTCTGAGTATGGTTTCGGTGGTGGTCATTGCCTGCCCCTGTGCTCTGGGGCTTGCTACACCCACAGCGCTCATGGTGGGAACTGGGAAGGGGGCAGAGTATGGAATTCTCATCAAAGGAGGAGAAGTTCTGGAAAAGGTGAAAGATATCGACCTGGTTATTTTCGATAAAACGGGTACCCTCACCAGAGGAAAACCATGGCTCACCGACGTGGTCGGGTTCAGAATTCCGGAGAAAGAAGTGCTCAGGATTGCGGCAACATTGGAGAAATCTTCTGAACATCCTCTGGCGGAGGCCATCGTCGGTAGGGCAAAGGAAGAGGATGTCGCTTTGGGAGAAATAGAAGAGTTTCTGGCTGTACCCGGAAAAGGTATAATTGGAAAGATTGGAGGCCAGAGATATTACCTTGGTAGTCAAACCTTCACTGTTGAAGTGTTGGGAGGAGAATTCCAGGGAAAGGAGGTGATTGAAAAACTTGAGGAAGAAGGGAAAGCCATCGCGATACTCTCCACGGAAAAGGAAATTCTGGGGTTTTTGGCGGTCGCCGATACTGTGAAAGATACTGCTCGGGAAACGGTACGGAGGCTCAAGGATATGGGGCTTGGAGTGTCCATGTTGACCGGGGATAATTACAGGACCGCCCGAGCAATAGCTCGGCAAGTGGAGATCGCTGAGACCAACGTTCTTGCTGAGGTCATGCCTGAAGAGAAAGCCAGTGTGGTGCAGAAGATTCAAAAAAGTGGTCAAAAGGTGGCTTTTGTCGGAGATGGAGTGAATGATGCGCCGGCCCTGGCGGTGGCCGATATCGGTATTGCCATGGGAGGGGGGGCTGATGTGGCTTTAGAAACCGGTGATATAGTCCTGGTTAAAGGCGATCCACAGGATGTGGCGACAGCGATGGAGTTGTCGTTCAAAACTCTGGGTAAAATTAAGCAGAACCTCTTTTTTGCTCTCTTTTATAATCTTTTGGGAATTCCCATCGCAGCTCAAGTTTTTTCTGGTTTTGGGCTCTCTTTAAAACCGGAACTCGCGGGCCTTGCGATGGCTCTGAGCTCGGTATCGGTGGTGACCAATTCCCTTCTGTTACGAAATTTTCGCCCTGGGAAACGTGACGTTTTGTCTCAACTGGCTCCGCTTTTTATGGTGGTCTTCTTTGTCTTTCTCTTTTTCAGCTTTGCTCGCTTGAGTGGCAGTATGAATCACTGACCATTTGTATTATTCATAGGTATGAACATTTTCCATAAATCGACATTCCGAAAGACCAGTACTGTGCTCCTCCAGCTGCACCGAGGACCACGATCAGATTACCTCGGTTGAGTAGGGTAAAGGCGGTCAATATGAACCTTCGGCTTTCTTTCCGGTAAAGAGCATGGTCACATTCCAGTGGGAAGCTGGTGTTTCCTACCGGGAAGCCGAAAAGGCTGAGAAAAGACGAAGAAGAAGACCTCTTTCGTTTGCAAGCTGTCTTGATACCTTTGGGTATCTTATGGTTGTACAGTTCTCTGGGGTATAATGGGAAAAAACGAAGGGAGTGGTAGGGGTGATATTCCCTTTTCTTGCAGTGTCCACCAATACGTATCATGGTTTTTCTCTCTCCGATGCGCTTTCGGGTATTTCCAGAGCTGGTTTTCGATTTGTGGAGTTGGCCTGTGTCAAGGGATGGACCAATCATTTCGATCTCGAGGCGTATTCGCAGAAAGATGTGGAGGACCTTAAAATGATGCTCAGCTCGTTTGGGTTAGAGGTGGCGAGCTTGAGTGCTCATTCCAGTCTCGCCACGCAAAGCGGAGTTCTATATCTTCAGAAGGCTCTTCACTTTGCCAGAACGATTGGGGCCAAGGTGGTCAATACCGGGACGGTGGAAAACGAAGAGGAAAAGGACATCTGCCTACATAACCTTGAAACGTTGACCCAGAGCGCGCAGAAAGAGGGAGTCAAAATTGGGCTCGAAATCCATGGTGAGTTCTTAAAAAGTGGCCAAAAAGCCATGGGATTCATGGAGGAAGTGCGTTCACCCTTTATAGGGGTGAATTATGATACCGGTAATGCCATTTTTTATGGAAGCGTACGTCCGGAAGATGATATCACGTTTTGTATTCCCTGGCTGGTACAAATGTTCCAGAAAAGAACCGTACACCAGGGACGAGACAATTCCACGCTTTCGTGACGCATTGACCCGAATTTTTGCTCTTTCCAAGAAAATTCCCTCCTATATTCTAAAAATGTAATCGAAGTACGATATCTCTATCGTAGTTACCAAAACCCCGGCCAAAGATATTGATACCACCTACATTCTGAGCGTCGTCTTTGATACCAATTCGGA
This window of the Atribacterota bacterium genome carries:
- a CDS encoding sugar phosphate isomerase/epimerase family protein — its product is MIFPFLAVSTNTYHGFSLSDALSGISRAGFRFVELACVKGWTNHFDLEAYSQKDVEDLKMMLSSFGLEVASLSAHSSLATQSGVLYLQKALHFARTIGAKVVNTGTVENEEEKDICLHNLETLTQSAQKEGVKIGLEIHGEFLKSGQKAMGFMEEVRSPFIGVNYDTGNAIFYGSVRPEDDITFCIPWLVQMFQKRTVHQGRDNSTLS
- a CDS encoding heavy metal translocating P-type ATPase codes for the protein MEKEVRMKIEGMHCQGCARLIQDELEEISGVQRVEIDFGNKRGRILFESELVSVQKLVEIIERLGYRATVEGDGEEPEGRETSGGNEVARSSRDYPFSRRVTLSISGMHCSACAVLIEKALKKSPGVLEAQVNFAAERAQVIFDPGVTDVDRLIARVRETGYGASFSEKLVEEESQRREQTLRLLRNRFLLGLFLSLPMAYFMVLDFFPRFPGSAVLPPWVGVLSFLFTTPVQFFLGIPFYRGTWSNLRLRSFNMDSLIAIGTSVAYFYSLYNYLLYALSHGSFLLAGGTKIPHLYFETSAFLITFVLLGKWLEGKTKGETSKAVGKLLSLQAKTARVKRGDAFEDIPLEEVREGDIVRVRPGEKIPVDGRVVKGYSAVDESLITGESLPVEKKPGDSVIGSTLNKTGSFELVATQVGRNTVLARIVQLVVEAQNSKAPIQTLADRIASVFVPLVLSIAFLTFLVWHFFLGASLSFSLLSMVSVVVIACPCALGLATPTALMVGTGKGAEYGILIKGGEVLEKVKDIDLVIFDKTGTLTRGKPWLTDVVGFRIPEKEVLRIAATLEKSSEHPLAEAIVGRAKEEDVALGEIEEFLAVPGKGIIGKIGGQRYYLGSQTFTVEVLGGEFQGKEVIEKLEEEGKAIAILSTEKEILGFLAVADTVKDTARETVRRLKDMGLGVSMLTGDNYRTARAIARQVEIAETNVLAEVMPEEKASVVQKIQKSGQKVAFVGDGVNDAPALAVADIGIAMGGGADVALETGDIVLVKGDPQDVATAMELSFKTLGKIKQNLFFALFYNLLGIPIAAQVFSGFGLSLKPELAGLAMALSSVSVVTNSLLLRNFRPGKRDVLSQLAPLFMVVFFVFLFFSFARLSGSMNH